Proteins co-encoded in one Dasypus novemcinctus isolate mDasNov1 chromosome 18, mDasNov1.1.hap2, whole genome shotgun sequence genomic window:
- the PSMB10 gene encoding proteasome subunit beta type-10 isoform X2 produces the protein MLRPALEPRRGFSFENCQRNESLQQVCPGLRVPHALKTGTTIAGLVFRDGVILGADTRATNDSVVADKSCEKIHFIAPKIYCCGAGVAADAEMTTRMAASNMELHALSTGREPRVATVTRVLRQTLFRYRGHVGASLIVGGVDVTGPQLYSVHPHGSYSRLPFAALGSGQDAALAVLEDRFQPNMTLEAAQELLVEAITAGILGDLGSGGNVDACVITGTGAKLLRTLSSPTEPVKRQGGYHFAPGTTAVLTQTVMPLSLELLEETVQVMEVE, from the exons ATGCTGAGGCCAGCGCTGGAGCCCCGAAGGGGCTTTTCCTTCGAGAATTGCCAGAG AAACGAATCCTTGCAACAAGTCTGCCCAGGGCTCCGGGTCCCTCATGCACTTAAGACCGGGACTACGATCGCTGGCCTCGTGTTCCGA gacGGGGTCATCCTGGGTGCAGATACGCGGGCCACTAACGACTCGGTCGTGGCGGACAAGAGCTGCGAGAAGATTCACTTCATCGCCCCCAAAATCTA CTGCTGTGGGGCTGGAGTAGCCGCGGACGCCGAGATGACCACGCGGATGGCGGCGTCCAACATGGAGCTTCACGCGCTGTCCACGGGCCGCGAGCCCCGTGTGGCCACCGTCACGCGTGTTCTTCGCCAGACGCTCTTCCG GTACCGGGGCCACGTGGGGGCATCTTTGATCGTGGGCGGTGTGGACGTGACAGGACCACAGCTTTACAGCGTGCATCCCCACGGCTCCTACAGCCGTCTGCCCTTCGCTGCCCTGG GCTCCGGCCAGGACGCAGCCCTGGCAGTGCTGGAGGACCGGTTCCAGCCGAACATGACG CTGGAGGCGGCACAGGAACTGCTGGTGGAAGCCATCACTGCAGGGATCCTGGGTGACCTGGGTTCTGGAGGCAATGTGGATGCATGTGTGATCACGGGTACTGGCGCCAAGTTGCTGCGGACACTGAGCTCACCCACAGAGCCGGTGAAGAG GCAAGGCGGGTACCACTTTGCCCCTGGGACCACAGCTGTCCTGACCCAGACAGTGATGCCGCTGAGCCTGGAACTGCTGGAGGAGACCGTGCAGGTCATGGAGGTGGAGTGA
- the PSMB10 gene encoding proteasome subunit beta type-10 isoform X1, giving the protein MHLRPGLRSLASCSETGSSWVQIRGPLTTRSWRTRAARRFTSSPPKSSEDVSQPRSPSKNRPSGPLPAPAHPSPAHGGPPFALSCCGAGVAADAEMTTRMAASNMELHALSTGREPRVATVTRVLRQTLFRYRGHVGASLIVGGVDVTGPQLYSVHPHGSYSRLPFAALGSGQDAALAVLEDRFQPNMTLEAAQELLVEAITAGILGDLGSGGNVDACVITGTGAKLLRTLSSPTEPVKRQGGYHFAPGTTAVLTQTVMPLSLELLEETVQVMEVE; this is encoded by the exons ATGCACTTAAGACCGGGACTACGATCGCTGGCCTCGTGTTCCGA gacGGGGTCATCCTGGGTGCAGATACGCGGGCCACTAACGACTCGGTCGTGGCGGACAAGAGCTGCGAGAAGATTCACTTCATCGCCCCCAAAATCTAGTGAGGACGTCTCCCAACCCCGTTCCCCGAGCAAGAACCGCCCTTCAGGGCCTCTCCCGGCCCCCGCACACCCTAGCCCCGCCCACGGCGGCCCTCCTTTCGCCCTCAGCTGCTGTGGGGCTGGAGTAGCCGCGGACGCCGAGATGACCACGCGGATGGCGGCGTCCAACATGGAGCTTCACGCGCTGTCCACGGGCCGCGAGCCCCGTGTGGCCACCGTCACGCGTGTTCTTCGCCAGACGCTCTTCCG GTACCGGGGCCACGTGGGGGCATCTTTGATCGTGGGCGGTGTGGACGTGACAGGACCACAGCTTTACAGCGTGCATCCCCACGGCTCCTACAGCCGTCTGCCCTTCGCTGCCCTGG GCTCCGGCCAGGACGCAGCCCTGGCAGTGCTGGAGGACCGGTTCCAGCCGAACATGACG CTGGAGGCGGCACAGGAACTGCTGGTGGAAGCCATCACTGCAGGGATCCTGGGTGACCTGGGTTCTGGAGGCAATGTGGATGCATGTGTGATCACGGGTACTGGCGCCAAGTTGCTGCGGACACTGAGCTCACCCACAGAGCCGGTGAAGAG GCAAGGCGGGTACCACTTTGCCCCTGGGACCACAGCTGTCCTGACCCAGACAGTGATGCCGCTGAGCCTGGAACTGCTGGAGGAGACCGTGCAGGTCATGGAGGTGGAGTGA
- the CTRL gene encoding chymotrypsin-like protease CTRL-1: MSLLRLTLSLVLLGSSWGCGVPAIKPAVNFNQRIVNGENAVPGSWPWQVSLQDSSGFHFCGGSLISPSWVVTAAHCNVSPGRHFVILGEYDQSSSAEPVQVLSISRAITHPNWNPVTLNNDLTLLKLASPARYTERISPVCLAAPNEALPAGLTCVTTGWGRLSGTSNVTPARLQQVALPLVTVSQCQQYWGSRITDSMICAGGSGASSCQGDSGGPLVCQKGNTWVLTGIVSWGTSNCNVYTPAMYTRVSKFSTWISQVVAYN; the protein is encoded by the exons ATGTCACTGCTCAGGCTGACCCTTAGCCTGGTCCTCCTTGGCTCCTCTTGGG GCTGCGGCGTTCCTGCCATCAAACCGGCGGTGAACTTCAACCAAAGGATTGTCAACGGAGAGAACGCAGTGCCCGGCTCCTGGCCCTGGCAGGTGTCCCTGCAG GACAGCAGCGGCTTCCACTTCTGTGGCGGTTCCCTCATCAGCCCGTCATGGGTGGTCACTGCTGCCCACTGCAACGTCAG CCCTGGCCGCCACTTTGTCATCCTGGGCGAGTATGATCAATCATCCAGCGCAGAGCCTGTGCAAGTTCTGTCTATCTCGCGG GCCATCACGCACCCTAACTGGAACCCCGTCACCTTAAACAACGACCTGACACTACTGAAGCTGGCCTCACCAGCCCGGTACACAGAACGCATCTCGCCTGTTTGCCTGGCAGCCCCCAACGAGGCGTTGCCTGCAGGCCTCACGTGTGTCACCACCGGCTGGGGCCGCCTCAGTGGCACAA GCAATGTGACACCAGCACGCCTGCAGCAAGTGGCTCTGCCCCTAGTCACCGTGAGTCAGTGCCAGCAGTACTGGGGTTCACGTATCACTGACTCCATGATCTGCGCAGGTGGCTCAGGTGCCTCCTCGTGCCAG GGTGACTCTGGAGGCCCCCTTGTCTGCCAGAAGGGGAACACATGGGTGCTCACTGGCATTGTCTCCTGGGGCACGAGCAACTGCAACGTGTACACACCAGCCATGTACACTCGCGTTAGCAAGTTCAGCACCTGGATCAGCCAGGTCGTAGCTTACAACTGA